The Natranaerobius trueperi DNA segment TAATTTTTCAGAAAATTATTTATATTTAAGAAAGATGCGTGGTTTTAGAGCGAATTTGTTTAGCGATAAGGTTTAATCTATTAAAAGTTGTTTAAGGGGGGGTCATGAAAAATTACCAACCTAACCAAATTCGAAATGTGGGAGTATGCTCTCATGGTGGGGCTGAAAGGACCTCTTTAACAGAAGCATTATTGTACTCTTCAGGAGAAATAAGCAGATTAGGCAAGGTAGAAGAGGGAACTACAACTACTGATTATGATAAAGAAGAAATAGAACCTAATATAACAATTCATACGTCGGTTGCTCCATGTACCTGGAAGGATAAAAAAATAAATATTGTGGATACCCCTGGGTATTATGATTTCATAGGAGATGTAAAGAGTTCACTTAGAATTGTAGATGGTGCACTGTTGGTTGTTTGTGCTGCTTCTGGGGTACAAGTAGGCACTGAACAGGTGGAAGTATGCAAATGATTTTGAATTACCTAGATTAGTATTTATAATAAAGTGGATAGAGAAAATGCTAAATTTGAGAAAGTACTAAATCAATTGCGTGAAAAGTATGGTGATCAAGTAACTCCAGTTATGACTCCCATTGGAAGTGAGGAAAACTTTGAAGGTATAATTAATTTAGTCACTATGAGAGCTATCTACCCAACTAGTAATGAAATAGGAAATAGTGAAAATGAGATATCAAGTGATTATAAAAAAAGAGCAGAAGAATATCGAGAGATATTAATGGAATTGGTAGCAGAATGTGATGATGAGATGTTAGAAAAATACTTAGAAAGTGAACCCTTAACTGAAGAAAAAGTAATAACAGGGGTTAAAAAGTTTACGAAATTAGGTGAACTTGTTCCAGTGCTTTGCGGTTCAGCTATACAATATAGGTATTTCACAATTATTGGATTGTTTAACTTATTATATACCTAGTCCGATCAAATCTGAAACATTTACTGGAACTGATGTTTCATCAGGTAAAGAGAAAAAAATCACATGTTCCCCAGATGAGCCATTCAGTGCTTTTTTTTAAGACTATAGCTGATCCATATGTAGGTAAATTAAATTACTTAAGAGTATATTCAGGACAACTATCAGATCATCAAGGCATCATAATTCTAACTCAAAAACTGAAGAACGTATTGGTAAACTTTATTATTTAAAAGGGAAAGAACAGATAACAGTTAATAAAGTTAACGTAGGTGATATTGCTGCTGTTAGCAAACTACAAAAAACTTCCACAGGTGAAACTCTATCAGCCCCCAAAACTCCTATACTCCTTCCTAAAACTGACCTTCCTGATCCAGTATATCTTTTTCATTAGTAACTCAAGACAAAGGAGAAGAAGGAAAGGTTAGAACTAGTTTAACTAACTTTTTAGAAGAGGATCCGATACTTAAGTTAGAAAAAATAGTGACACCAACGAAACACTGATATCTGGTATGGGGGAAGTGCAGTTAGAGTTTATAATAAGTAGAATGACTAAAAAATATGGAGTCGATGTTGAGTTAAAAACTCCTACAATCCCTTATAAAGAAACAATAACAAAACTGTTAATGCTGAAGAAAAGTATAAAAAACAGTCCGGTGGTAGAGGTCAATATGGCCATGTTTTCATTGAGTTTTCTCCATTAGAAGAAGGACAAAACTTTGAATTTGAGAATAACATAGTTGGAGTGTTATACCTAAACAATACATTCCTGCAGTTGAGAAAGGTGTTTTAGATGCAATGGAAACTGGGGTTTTAGCAGGATATCCTGTTATAGATGTCAAGGCCAACCTATATGATGGTTTCTATCATAGTGTTGATTCCTCGGAAAATGCATTTAAAATGGCTGGTAGTAATGCCCTTAAAAAAGGGATGCAAAAAGCAGAGCCAGTTCTACTTGAACCAGTATTAGAAATTGAAATTATAGTGTCAGAAAGGTTCATGGGTGATGTTATTGGAGATCTTGATAGTAAGCGAGGTAAGATATTAGGGATGGATCTTGTTGGTGAAAACCAGATTATTAAAGCTTATGTGCCTAAAGCTGAAGTACAAAGGTATGCAATCGATTTAAGATCAATTGCTCAAGGAAGAATAAAATTCAAAACTGAATTCAGCCATTATCAACAAGTACCTGAAGAAGTCCAAGAGCAAATTATTGAACAAATTTATGACTCGAAAGGATAATAGAAAAATTATTCCGGAGGTTATTACCTCCGGAATAATTTTTCTACAGGAATTTTTCAAGTTGAAGACGAAATCAAATATAGTAAATTGCATATGATAATTCAATAAAGGAGAATTCAATTGGAGGTGCAAACATTGCATAAAATAAAAATAGGTGTAATTTTTGGTGGAAAGTCAGGGGAACATGAGGTGAGCCTTAAATCTGCTAAATCAGTTATATACGCTTTAGACAAGAATAAGTTTGAGATTATTCCTATTGGGATAAAGAAAGACGGAACATGGATATCAGGTGAGAAACCTTTAGAGGAACTTGAAAAAGGGAAAAGTTTTGAAGAAAATTTTTCTGTGACAATGATGCCTGATCCAACAAAAAAAGGATTATGGAAGCTTGACCCTTTTGAAAAATTTGCAGATATAGATGTAGTTTTTCCAGTATTACATGGAACATATGGTGAAGATGGTACTCTTCAAGGTTTTTTAGAGTTGTGTGATATTCCATACGTTGGTTCTGGAGTATTAGGTTCTTCACTAGCTATGGATAAAGTGATGATGAAACAGGTTTTAAAAAATTATGGTTTAAAAGTAGCCAATTATCAATCTTTTTTTAGATTTGAATGGGAATCAAATCACATTAAGTTAATTCAACAAATTGAAAGTAGTATTAAATATCCTATGTTCGTTAAACCTGCTAATTTGGGATCGAGTGTAGGAATCTCAAAAGCAAATAAAAGGAGTGAACTGATTGAAGCTATCAATTTAGCAACTCGTTATGATATGAAATGTTTAGTTGAAGAGTATATACCTGGTAAAGAAATTGAGATTAGTATTTTAGGTAATCAATATCCCAAAGCCTCTATTACCGGGGAAATAATTCCTGCAAATGAATTCTATGATTATGAATCAAAGTATCTAAATGATCGTAGTGAGTTGTTAATACCTGCTTCAATATCAGAAAACTTAGCGTCTAGCTTACAAAAAGCAGGAATTGCTGCTTATCAAGCTCTCGAATGCCGTGGATTATGTAGAGTTGACTTTTTTGTATTAGAAGAGACGCAAGAAGTATATATCAACGAGTTAAACACTATGCCAGGTTTTACGGAGATAAGTATGTATCCAAAACTTTGGAAAAATTCAGGGATACCGTATTCTAAATTATTAAGTGAATTAGTAGAATTGGCAATTAATCATCAAAAAGAGAAGGATAAAAATTTAACGGAATTTCAGTAAGTTATCTTAAACTTGTGAAGGTATGATTATTGTAGTAAAATTTAAGTTGGAATCATCCTAAATCTATTATGCTAATAAGATTAGCATTGAAGGGGGATTAGATATGAAAAAAGGAAGTGAAACAGCAAAAAAAGGAATGGATCAAATGCAAAAGGGTGGGGTGATCATGGATGTTACAACACCTGAACAAGCTAAAATTGCGCAAGAAGCTGGGGCAGTAGCTGTTATGGCACTAGAAAAAGTACCAGCCGACATAAGAGCTGGTGGCGGTGTTGCTAGAATGGCAGATCCAGAAGTAATCAAGAATATAATTGATGTTGTAACGATTCCGGTTATGGCAAAAGCACGGATAGGTCATTTTGTTGAAGCTAGAATTTTAGAAAGTTTAGGCGTAGACTATATAGATGAAAGTGAAGTATTAACTCCTGCTGATGACTTTTATCATATTGACAAAAACAAATTTACTGTACCTTTTGTATGCGGAGCAAGAAATCTAGGGGAAGCCTTAAGAAGAATTGGAGAAGGTGCAAAAATGATGCGAACCAAAGGAGAAGCAGGAACAGGAAATGTAGTTGAAGCTGTTAAACATATGAGAACAGTAATGGATGATATAAGAAAGGTGAAAAATATGCCAGATGATGAGCTTATGACTGAAGCTAAAAATTTAGGAGCTCCATATGAGCTATTAAAAGAAGTGAAACAACTAGGAAGGTTACCTGTAGTTAATTTTGCAGCAGGTGGTGTAGCAACGCCCGCAGATGCAGCATTAATGATGCAACTAGGATCTGATGGTGTATTTGTAGGATCAGGTATTTTTAAATCTGGCGATCCTGAAAAAAGAGCGAAAGCAATTGTTGAAGCTACCTTGAATTATGATAACTATGATACTTTAGCGAAAGTATCTGCTGGTTTAGGGGAAGCAATGGTTGGAATTAATGTGTCTAATTTAGAGGGAAATGATAGACTTCAAGAACGTGGTTGGTAAAAATAACAGGAGTCGAAATAAATAATAGAAGTATACTTAGAATATAAGATGCACTTATTAAGCATATAGACATGCTCTCGAAATAAAATGTAAATCCAGTTAAACCAATTGAAGTGAAAAAAGAAATATTTTAACGGATTTTGATTAATTATACCCGAAGATAAATTGCTATTATTAGAAAATTATGTATAAACCTAATTTGGTAAAACATTTAGAAGAATGTGTTGCAGCAAATGAACCTATAATTGAGACTTGTTCGGGTAGGATCTCGTTGTCGCAGAAAATTTTGGAGATAGATCGGATAGTCGCCTCATTAGACCTTTTAAATATTGAAGATAATAGAAATGAATTTGGTAGTCAAGATGATAGCTGTAAGTAACTTGAAAGTTGGACAAAATGGGTGAGCTCTCTTATGGTGGATTGTTATTAGAGCTCTATATGTATTTGGTAAACTATCATGAAGTTGAAGTGTTAGGTAAAACATTGTAGCAGTACAAAGTAATAATATTATAGTTCCTTGTCATCTCTAACTAAGTCATGATGGTCGGTTACACGAATATTTTATTCTTTAGCAAAAAAGTTGATAAGACTTGATTTTTAGTTTTAAAATTTATATAATATATTATTAACAAGAATAAAATAAAACCCTATGATAGGGGAAAGTAATTGAGCAGAGATTTACAGAGAGTCGATGGTTGCTGGGAATCGATAATTTTTGCTTAACGAATCCTCCCTTGAGGGGGCCACCGAAATATAGTAAGTGGCATCGCTAACCTAGCGTTAACAGGTTTGAGTTGGAGTATTATTGCTCAACTAGGGTGGTAACGCGAGTAACCCTCGTCCCTATATAGGTGACGGGGGTTTTTGTATTTTTAAACTTAAAAAAGAAAAAATAAAGATAAAGGGGGATTTCTCATGTTAGATGTGAAGTATGTAAGGAATTACCCAGACCAAGTTAGGGAAGCATGTCGAGTAAAGGGTGAAGAAGATCAAGTAGATGAAGTGTTAAAGTTAGATGAAAGAAGAAGAGAAATTTTACAAGAAGTTGAGGTTCTTAAAAATAAACGTAATACTGTATCTAAAGAAATAGGAGAACTAAAAAAATCTGGGGAAGATGCTCAAAACAAAGTTGCTGAGATGAAAGAAGTTTCAGCTAAAATTAAAGAAATGGATGAAGAATTAAAAACAGTTGAAAAGAATATGAATTATTATTTACTTTGTCTACCTAATATTCCACATTCAGATGTCCCTATTGGAGCAGATGACGAAGAAAATGAAATTGTTAAACAAAAAGGTGAAGCAAGGAAAGAAAGTTATATGAAGCCTCACTGGGAAGTTGCTGAGAATTTAGGTATTATAGACTTTCAAAGGGCAGGAAAAATAACAGGAACAAGATTTGTTAATTACATAGGAGCTGGTGCTAGACTTGAAAGAGCTCTAATTAATTTCATGATAGATATTCATGTAGAAGAACATGGGTATCAAGAAATGCTGCCTCCTTTTATAGTTAATCGAGATTCTATGACAGGAACAGGGCAACTTCCGAAGTTTGAAAATGATATGTATAAGTTAGAGGATTTAGAGTATTTCTTAATACCAACTGCTGAAGTTCCATTGACAAATTTATATCGTGATGAGATTATGTCTAAAGAAGAAGTACCTAAATATCTAGTAGCTTTCACACCATGCTTTAGAAAAGAAGCAGGAGCACATGGTAGAGACACTCGTGGTTTAATAAGACAACATCAATTTAATAAAGTTGAACTTATTAAATTTGTAGCTCCAGACAATTCTTATAATGAGTTAGATGCTTTAGTTTCGAATGCAGAAAAGGTTTTAAAGATGCTAGAACTTCCATACCAGGTTTCTTTAATGTGTTCAGGAGATCTAGGTTTTGCAGCAGCAAAAAAATATGATATAGAAGTGTGGCTTCCGAGTTATGATACATATAGAGAAATTTCCTCGTGTAGTAACTTTGAAGACTTCCAAGCAAGAAGAGCTAATATTAGATACCGAGATGAATCAGGGCAGACTAAATACGTTCATACACTAAATGGTAGTGGGTTAGCTATAGGTAGAACAGTAGCAGCTATATTAGAAAATTATCAAAATCAAGATGGTACAGTAACGATACCAGAAGCGCTTAGACCATATTTTGGCAAACAAATCATTTCGTGATATTTTGTTGACAGCTATATTTTATTGTGTTATACTTTTTATTGTCCTGACAACAGAAGGAAATGGAGGGGTGGCCGAGTCCGGCTGAAGGCGCTGGACTTGAAATCCAGTGACACTCTCTGAGTGCCGGGGGTTCGAATCCCTCCCCCTCCGCCATATATGGAGAGATGGCCGAGTTTGGCTGAAGGCGCTCGCCTGCTAAGCGAGTAGACGGTCTAAACCGTCTCGAGGGTTCAAATCCCTCTCTCTCCGCCATTTTTTGCGCCCGTAGCTCAGTCCGGATAGAGTAGCTGACTACGAATCAGAAGGTCGGAGGTTCGAATCCTCCCGGGCGCGCCATACATAGGTGAGATTATAAGCCACAAATTGTGGCTTCATTTTTTTAAAAGAACTTTACAATCTCATATATGTATGTTACAGTATTATAGTGCAAAACTCATAAACTGTTTTGCAAAGTGGGTTGTAAGTAATGACTAAAAACAAAGAACTTTTTTGGATGAAAGAGGCGTTGAAACAAGCTAAAGAAGCGTTTGTTATTGGAGAAGTTCCTATTGGTGCAGTTATCGTAAAAGATAATGAGTTAATTGCATCAGGTCACAATAAAAGGGAAAGAGAACAAAATGCTATAGATCACGCTGAAATAATTGCTATAAAAAAAGCGTGTAACACACTGAATAGCTGGAGATTGAATAATTGTGAATTATATGTCACAGTAGAACCCTGTCCAATGTGTGCAGGCGCAATTATTCAATCAAGAATCAGTAGAGTTATCTTTGGTACTCCAGATCCTAAAGCGTGGGGTGACCTTGAAATAGAACAAGTCTTAAAAAATCCAAACCTCAATCATAGAGTTGAGTTAGTATCAGGAATATATAAAGAAGAATCAAGAGAATTATTACGCAGTTTTTTTAAGAGATTGAGAAACAAATAATCTTCCTTAATAATGGCGGAGAGATGGCCGAGTCTGGCTGAAGGCGCTCGACTCGAAATCGAGTAGGCAGTTATCTGCCTCGTGAGTTCAAATCTCACTCTCTCCGCCATTATTAGGGGGTAACTTAAAACATGGAGAGATGGCCGAGTCCGGCTGAAGGCGCTCGCCTGGAAAGCGAGTAGACGGGCAAACCCCGTCTCGAGGGTTCGAATCCCTCTCTCTCCGCCATTTTAAAAAACTAAATGATGGTATTTGAAATAAATTTTCAGTATGTTATAATGAAAACACTGGCCGTGCTAGACGGGGAGGTAGCGGTGCCCTGAACCTGCAATCCGCTATAGCAGGGTTGAATTCTCGGGCTGAGGCTCTGTTCGGTCAGAGTCTGGCCTGGATAAGTGGTGTTGAAGGCCGGGTCCTATGCGACGCAGACCCATGAATTCCGTCAGGTCCGGAAGGAAGCAGCGGTAAGTGGGCTTCTTGCGGGTGCCATGGGGTCACCTGGCCGGAGCTAACTGTTCGGGTAACGTCTGACCGAAAGAGTCGATGCCGAGTGCACGGCCTTTATATTTAGATAACTATAATAACCCATTCAAGGGTTATTTTTTTTACCAAATAACTATAGATACCTTAAATTCAATTAACTTTATGATATAATGAATTATATAATTTTGTTCTAACTAAGGAGATTGAGAGGGATATGGGATATCAAGCATTATATCGAGAATGGAGACCAAAGTCTTTTGATGATTTAGTAGGTCAAGAACATATAGTAACTACTCTCAAAAATGCTGTTAACTTGGATCGTATAGCTCATGCTTACCTATTTTCAGGTCCTAGAGGAACTGGGAAAACTAGTGTAG contains these protein-coding regions:
- a CDS encoding GTP-binding protein, with product MKNYQPNQIRNVGVCSHGGAERTSLTEALLYSSGEISRLGKVEEGTTTTDYDKEEIEPNITIHTSVAPCTWKDKKINIVDTPGYYDFIGDVKSSLRIVDGALLVVCAASGVQVGTEQVEVCK
- a CDS encoding D-alanine--D-alanine ligase family protein, coding for MHKIKIGVIFGGKSGEHEVSLKSAKSVIYALDKNKFEIIPIGIKKDGTWISGEKPLEELEKGKSFEENFSVTMMPDPTKKGLWKLDPFEKFADIDVVFPVLHGTYGEDGTLQGFLELCDIPYVGSGVLGSSLAMDKVMMKQVLKNYGLKVANYQSFFRFEWESNHIKLIQQIESSIKYPMFVKPANLGSSVGISKANKRSELIEAINLATRYDMKCLVEEYIPGKEIEISILGNQYPKASITGEIIPANEFYDYESKYLNDRSELLIPASISENLASSLQKAGIAAYQALECRGLCRVDFFVLEETQEVYINELNTMPGFTEISMYPKLWKNSGIPYSKLLSELVELAINHQKEKDKNLTEFQ
- the pdxS gene encoding pyridoxal 5'-phosphate synthase lyase subunit PdxS is translated as MKKGSETAKKGMDQMQKGGVIMDVTTPEQAKIAQEAGAVAVMALEKVPADIRAGGGVARMADPEVIKNIIDVVTIPVMAKARIGHFVEARILESLGVDYIDESEVLTPADDFYHIDKNKFTVPFVCGARNLGEALRRIGEGAKMMRTKGEAGTGNVVEAVKHMRTVMDDIRKVKNMPDDELMTEAKNLGAPYELLKEVKQLGRLPVVNFAAGGVATPADAALMMQLGSDGVFVGSGIFKSGDPEKRAKAIVEATLNYDNYDTLAKVSAGLGEAMVGINVSNLEGNDRLQERGW
- the serS gene encoding serine--tRNA ligase encodes the protein MLDVKYVRNYPDQVREACRVKGEEDQVDEVLKLDERRREILQEVEVLKNKRNTVSKEIGELKKSGEDAQNKVAEMKEVSAKIKEMDEELKTVEKNMNYYLLCLPNIPHSDVPIGADDEENEIVKQKGEARKESYMKPHWEVAENLGIIDFQRAGKITGTRFVNYIGAGARLERALINFMIDIHVEEHGYQEMLPPFIVNRDSMTGTGQLPKFENDMYKLEDLEYFLIPTAEVPLTNLYRDEIMSKEEVPKYLVAFTPCFRKEAGAHGRDTRGLIRQHQFNKVELIKFVAPDNSYNELDALVSNAEKVLKMLELPYQVSLMCSGDLGFAAAKKYDIEVWLPSYDTYREISSCSNFEDFQARRANIRYRDESGQTKYVHTLNGSGLAIGRTVAAILENYQNQDGTVTIPEALRPYFGKQIIS
- a CDS encoding nucleoside deaminase codes for the protein MTKNKELFWMKEALKQAKEAFVIGEVPIGAVIVKDNELIASGHNKREREQNAIDHAEIIAIKKACNTLNSWRLNNCELYVTVEPCPMCAGAIIQSRISRVIFGTPDPKAWGDLEIEQVLKNPNLNHRVELVSGIYKEESRELLRSFFKRLRNK